In Oreochromis aureus strain Israel breed Guangdong linkage group 17, ZZ_aureus, whole genome shotgun sequence, the genomic stretch TAGTAATGTAAGGTTTACAGAGCTTCATACAGATCTGAGCAGTTAAGCTTCACTTCACCACAAAGTCCCTTGCTCTTTTTAAAGCTGGCCCACGTGACATCAACAAATATAACCCATCCAGACAGGTATACCATACTGATGCTGCCCTATATGTCCAGTGTGGAGATTAACCCTAATCGAAAGCCCCGCTGCTCTTAGCTAACCTTAATCCGCCTGATAATGGCGGGCTCACCCTCATCACTCACACTGTACCTCGTTGAATTTTCCCTGGCAGTACTTCTGAGCTTGGGGGACGTGGAAGATCTCGTCCATGTAGGGCTCCCTTTGCTCGCGGGTCACTCTGGAGAACAGCAGGCAGGATATTAAGAAGTTGGTGCTGCACAGAGCAGTGAACATGTAGCCTTCAAATTTCTCCATGTTTGACGACGAAACACGGTGTAAAACTGAGAAAAGTTCAGACCAGAGCTAGCTGTTAGACTTTAGAGTATCTCGCATAACGACTAGACTCGAGAATTTAAACCGCGGGAAAACGTTAATTTAGAGGAAAACTGTCTGAGACATGTCCACCGTTGCTAAACGGAAGAATATTTGTGATTTTTGACAGCTGGCGGTCCGATTCAGAAATAGACTCGGTACGGAAACTCGTGTATAACCATAGGTTCCGGTACTGTGCTAAATACTTTAGCGTAGGATTATCTGTCGAATAATATCTGCCTtacatatatgtatgatttATTTTGGATGATTATGTTATTGACTGCCGTTTTACTACCTTGTGAcatcctttttttcctcctaggAGGAGATTTCCTCTGACGCGGTGTCACCGTGTTATGGTTCCCCCCGCCGTGTAGAGACTTCACGTGAAGCACCGTGGTCCGTGTGCCGTTTATAGTATTTTATCGaaccttttgtgtgtgtgtgttttcagaatgCATCTAATACAAAAGCTGGAGCTTTTCCCCGACCACAGAGTGACCCAGATGCTcttcaaagaagtcaaaaatgCTGCAGAACTGAAAAAAAGCGCTATGGAAGGGAAAATAAACGGTGCCTTGATCAACCCTACGATGGTGAGCCTTTTCCGTCTGTTTTAGCAGTGCTTTGTTAAAAGTATAAAACACAGGCTAATAAACCCGTTAAGTACTCGCATCTTTCACTGAAATAGGAACATTGAGAATTACCTGGAGTCTTGCTGTTTTCTCACGTTGACCCTGTGCttccatttccagctggtggATCCTTTTCAAGTGCTGGTAGCTGCCAATAAAGCCGTTCACTTAGAGAAAGttgaaaaaatgaagacaagaaCTCTTTACTCGGAGATCATCTTCAATCTGTCCCCTACTAATAATGTAAGCGAGGAGAAGCAGATATTTCTGTGATGCATgttcccattaaaaaaaaaaaaagttactctTAATGTAGTTTTAGATATGTAAGCTATCCATATGCTTCCACTAATATAGATCTCAGACGCCTTTAAAAGATTTGGGATCTCAGATGGCGATGACTCCGTTCTGATCGTCATGGTTGACAGCAAAGATGAGTCCCAGGACGTGTCAGACATTGCAGCCAGGGTGGAGGGCCGGCAGGTTCCAGTGGAAGAGCTTTCCTCACTGTCAGACCACGCAAAGATCAAAAAGGTCGCTCCTTCTAATTCATCTGCGTTCCACACTTGTATCTTGTTATGTTACGGGGGTGACAGGCTGCACAGTTGTTTCTCCTAATGTTGCTTTATTCCCAAAACATTCTCAGATGTGGATTATATCCTGTCCCGGACTAAATGAAAAATTCAGGAAAGAgatgacaaaagaaaaataactggGCCTAAAATCATGTTATAACCCACAGAGTACATAATCAAATGCAGTTTTTTTACTCCCCCTTTAACACTTTGCTTG encodes the following:
- the tprkb gene encoding EKC/KEOPS complex subunit TPRKB, with protein sequence MHLIQKLELFPDHRVTQMLFKEVKNAAELKKSAMEGKINGALINPTMLVDPFQVLVAANKAVHLEKVEKMKTRTLYSEIIFNLSPTNNISDAFKRFGISDGDDSVLIVMVDSKDESQDVSDIAARVEGRQVPVEELSSLSDHAKIKKLYKVTPQEEKCGSLLDAVVCRMATKDVM